gaatgggaaaataaaagagagaatatgaaaagtgagggaactactttggagggaaaatgaaaagtcatttgcaaagtgcaaatgaaaagtcatttctcccatatcggcaaaagaaatggaaattgttgtccttatagaaggaaacacttccattacttcttaaaagagctaagaagaagatgcccctcgcgccgtcgtcgtcgtcgctcgctcgactccggctttggctttggcaaatgatgtgattgattgataaattttttggacaaaatgtatttaatcagtttttgttaaatcaaataaatcctgttaatattatctcttataaatttacgggtaacggtaacattctgaaaagtcgttacttttccgaaaagtagttattttcctaacagacacattttttcgaaaagttgttattttttccaaaagacacaactttctggataaaatgggtctgaacagatttcattgaacagacatgttccttgctgaaaatggctataaaaggaagtcaatttttgatttttcaaatactgaaaatttttctttctctgcatttatttttctctcaaataaaatcaaagtgtcgatcgactgagtctgtgacttgttgctgtttTTAAGTttgttgaagttaaagaagtctgaggtaccgctatttctttaacaggtttaatccgttttatcttgggagaaattaatccatgaccttgggtacagtgaggggtttaaatttcttaaggacacacagtagtttctgtggactcggattaattcttgtattttatatttattctgcttcatcttatttctgtttctgtttattaaccttataaatacaggttattgtAATAATAACACTACTTGAATAAGACAACTAAGTATATGAAGAAATTTGCAGAGTGCAAGCGGTGTTCCACGGACTATAGAATTGGGGACATGCATGGTTGATGAAGTTTAACCAAACAGTTTAAGACACTATGAGGCATGCACCACAATCTATATCGCAGATATGAGGGCCTATTTAAAATCCTTTTTAAGGCGGAGAGAGATCTCATACAAACTTGATACGCCTCCACACCTTAATaatatgtttggatcattgttattcattgtattgtattgtattgtatcgttactatacttacaatgtttgttttgattgtaacttaaaatgttttgtattgtattgtattgttaaatttcattgttacgtaacaatgaaaacccctattttatggaataaccaatttggtgtgtttcaATTGTTACttcatttctttttccaattatatctttacataatattttaatttaaatctaatcaaacctcctaccctaaaataattaaggacatttaagtaaatttataaattacaatatagtacgatacaaacaattaaaatattactaaacaataacaaacaatacaatctaACTAAACATTATATCTACCAAACAATagagtacaatacaatacaatatattataaaacAATGGGTAACAATAATCCAAACAGTGTAAGATTCATCATGCCTTGAATGCCAACATGCTTAAGCCATACTAGGTAAACAAGAATGACCCAAACAAAGGACAATTGAGAATACATATATTAGAAGTGACTTAATAATACACGATTGAGAATACACATATTAGAAGTgacttatataataaatttagtctatagacataataaatattttactgatGATACTTGAAGTTGATGAAATTAACACCCACTCTTTTCTTTATAGTcatattggaaaaaaataaatttcatactCTTCATTTAATGCTGATTTTGTCCATTTATTCAAGgttaaaaaagacttttggatttaacataaaaattatgattaaaagtatataatttcattttaacatCAATCAAataaacttatatcaaaatctAGATACTATAGCTAAACCTAAAATTAAACTGCAATTATGTGTTTCGGCAAAATTCATCTCTAAATTAGTTAAACTTGTTTTCTCTCTCGATTTCATGAAGTCATCCTTAACAaacatctttttcattttcGTAGATAGAAGATTCGGTGAATCAATTcaattagatattttttaacccttattttgacaaataaagATTAAGAATCAAAACATAAATGGATATAACATCATGACACATGAGGGAAATACAATGAAGAGGAAAACTTAAGatttaattttgaagaatttagGAAGAGATTCATGTTGGAAGTGATTTTTCGACGCAACTCAATgtattatgaatttaattttgaagaattCAAATTTATGAAGAGACTCATATTGGGAGTGATTTTTCAAGGGAATTCAACTTAGATTTCTCAAATGCAACTCTACCTATTGTGGGTGAGATGTACTTCATTGAATTGAAATTCCCACCTCAGCCCGCTATAGGTTAAATTGCATTGAGAATAACATGTACTGATAAAtcatcattaatatatataggAGAGGCAGGAGGCTAGGGTTTTCTAAGAGTtagtaatatattttcaaaaaagtctaatttatttccaatttttatgcaaaatcaaaattgtgctctttatttttttaattttttttggaactaTACAAATACACCCTCCTTTCATTTTTACTGGTCagttattcttaaaaaaaaattcatttttatttgtcctttattctttaaatagattttcaattttatttgtagCTTTTGGCATATATCaagaaaagacaatttttttttctttttacccttTCCATTAAATGCTATTTTTCTTGTCATTTTTTAAAGACTCAATACTTAACATTATTTAGAAAAGTAAGGAGccaaaaggggaaaaaaattgtgaaaaaattgaaaagggaacatcaattttttttaaaaatcgatAGGGCAAAATCACTCCTGACGAAGTGAGTTCCCTTTGAGTCTATGACACAATATTGACATCGTTACATGAGAATACACAATATTGACATCGctagtatataatttaattacttaaatgCACGATGTAATTTAATGTTATGAATCTTATCAGATTTTGATATGTCAATCTTATTAGATTTTGGTACATTCACATACATGTATCTCAGAATATATGGACTCAAAATTAGgttaatttgttttatatacACTCTATCCAAGTATATTCACATGTATCTAAGATACATAGACAAATCTTGTGCCCTCACCTCTTTCTCATCTTGCTTGTCACTCTCTCATCTCGCTCGCGTATCTGATTTGCGAGATACATACACTAGAGTTTTTACtagaattattgaaaaaataccatagtttgtcatatttgatttgaaaatcttctcatttttttaatattatagaattataagtttgaaaagaaaatgGCTAGCTCGCCCCAACCCTCGACACTTCCATGGTTGGGTTGGGTTGAGCATTTGCATGCCTTATCAAATGAAGGATTGACCCATCCTAGCCCTTCAAATTCATTGGCCCGCGAGGCTTGAGCTGGGTCGGCCTTTTTGACAGCTCTAAATTTGCTGTCTTGGtagcttttttatttttttaaaaaatatgaaattgctgccttggcagtgtttttattaaaaataaattttttaaaacaatcaCTGACCTAAAGTCCCTTTccattgtttctaattgtatctCAAACACTCATATGTAACGGTATCGATATTGTGTTAGAGGGAAATCATTTAGTCGGGACCAATTTTGtccttttgattttaaaaaacttGATGTGTCCTTTTGGTTTTTTTGTCCTTTGAGTTTCGTGCTCTTAATTTACTATTTGTTAGACGAGTCAACTTAAAAAGATGCCATCGAATTAGTCTCTTAGTTATCTCCTAATCGTTGTTGACAAAATCATACTATCATTTACAAAAATTACGCTTCAAATgacaaattgtttttttataattttagtgACCGATAAACTTATTGAATTGACAAAATCTTTTATCTTTGATAATCGAATTTGTTTTAGTGATATAAATCCGTACTTCCAACTTGAACAGCGCTGGCACATGAGTTGTACGTATAGGTGAATTTATATAGTATACTCACATAAGTTAGTAATATGTTATCACTAGTCAagcattcattaactttattattactataagaACATCCTCATCAATTTAATATACATTCTGGAAAATTTCTACTATTGTTCCTCATGCAATAACTAAAAATCATTTGTTCTGCCTTCACAGTTTCAAATTCCTGAACTTCATTTGGACTAAGACTGGTAATTGTATTCCAATAATAGTTGTTATTATAGCATTCTTGACGATTTGATTCTTGATATTGACATCCATTAATCGTAAAATTGCGATAATAAGCTTTGAATGGTCCTTGGCtccaatctacttctccaaccCAATTTGTATCATTCCATATGGTTGCTTCAATGTGCATTTTGTGTGTTGGAAAATTCACTCCATAATTAGTATTGTTCTTGAAAACTCTTATTGGAACATTATCCGCgtaaaatcttcaaaaaaaaaatgttaaataaataaatatgcatGTACATAGTTAATAATATTGACGATATGTATAACTTAAAATACTTACATGATATGATGTTGATTCCAAAGAATTCGATACGTATGGAAATCTTCTGTAGGATCAAAATCAAGATTGAATTGTTGCTCTCTACTTCCTCCATCATTtgcaaatatatttgtatttaatgtatatatacCATCTCCTCCAAGGAACTCAAAATCAATCTCATCATGATGCATTCCAGGATCTCCATTCATTGGCAGTGATGTTAACTGTAAATGTTCACTCATTAATCGATAACATTCATAAATTGCGTACAATTTTGATGATGAATCGATAAGATTGTGTAATTCATAAATcgttttgtataaaaaaaaaatgtacgtACGTAGAATGTTGTTATTACTCCTGTACTGTTCTTGTTTGGTATTTTTAAGTCGATGCTAAAATCTCCAGAACCAAAATGTTGGTTAGACATAAATCCAGAACCTGAATTCAACAAAATTgagtcaaaaaatatattatttatatgaatttaataaaaGCTAGAGATTGatgcttaattaattaaaataagaaaacctGTATATTGGTCTATAGTTAGGCAAACTTGTTTTCCCTGGTCAGTAACAGTTAGATGGTCACCTCCatatttttgataataattttggTAAAATGGAACCTCATTTGCACTTAAACATtgattaacaaaaaagaaaaaactaatgaAAACAAGAATTGCTTGAAAGTTAACCATTGTTTGTTTTGATAATTtgtttggttgaacaatgacacaaattcaatttatagaaaatttaGGTGGAAGAAAACATTGAATGATGTATTTTTAGTCATATTTCTgcatttaatactttttttttggtctattttgtaattgtatttccttttttaaaagtcaaattatattttttttaatcatatttctgcatttaatacttttttttggtctgttttgtcattgtttttccttttttaaaagtcaaataataaaaaatttgactatCATTAGAAAATGTGTTTTTCATCAGTCAAACTATAATAATTTTGACGTTGTATGatgtattttttatcatatttctgcatttaatactttttttttattttgttattgttttttcctttttttaaagtcaaattattttttatcatatttctgcatttataactttttttggtctattttgtcattattttttattttttaaaactcaaattataataattttgactaACGTTATAAAATGTATGTTTATCATATtgatttttagagtcaaattataataaCTTTTACTAAATTCTACATgatgtatttttcatcatattaatatacaaaaatgcaatttaatttaactttgaaaaaaagtattttttgtttaaaatattaaattaatgtaatttaatttgactttgaaaatgAGTCAAGTTGACTTTAAAAAAGAACAACATGAAAAGTTGACTGAGAGTCTGAGATATATAgcattaatttaactttaatgagatattttatagtcatacaaatatttatgacttattttaaatcataaattgcaaaatatttatttttaaatataatatttagtaaaattgtATCATATTAATTGAGAGGAGTTATTGAATTTTTGGAAGTGGGAAAATGATATTTAGGGGAGTAAAACATTTGCATAAGAAAATGTTAATATAGGGAAACGTGCAATGTATACACCCCTAAAATACCATATACAGTATCTTTGCTTCTTTAAAAATGTGTCCtcataatatatacatgtaaAAGGTAATTAGatagataattttaatttaattttaaatactcAACCATAACCTACCCACTAAGACTTATAGTTGGTTAGATAGTATAAATAAAAGCACTTAGTATTATCACTCTCTTCGtttattttttcctaattaatCTAAAgtataatacaaaattaaactttaaaagGACATCAACCTAgctattataaattataacacTATACAAATCAATCAAAACGATCTCTCTATATCAATTTTGAGGTAGAAATAATTAGGTCtgtatatacaatatttttttcaactatattgtatgggattagatgagatatgttgttgttatacACAAATCAATCGTTATACATGGTAGAATTAAGGATATCTAAGTCGCTAGGTTAGATTAAAATTGAGTAAACTTAAATGGATAGGGTTAAAATTAGTccaaaagttatttttgagtGAAAATGAGCTAAAAATACATTGGACTAAAATCAATAGTACATCATGATCTTGACTTGAACTCTactatatgaattatttttacatttttaggCATTATtgttaaaaagtaatttaattaatgaaggACATAAAAGTAGATCAATTGATTTTGAAGATATTTTCATCATTCAATATTTAACGTGGAATATATAGCTGTATAATATATTAGTCTTTATAATTGTGCATTGTACGATTATAACATGTCAATTTTATTAtactaaaaaaagaattattatataaaacgCAAGTATTTAATAACATTGATGAAAGACACAAggtttttgatactttttttttaaagcatCAGACGGATAATTACGTTGTAACCTAAAGGAAAATGCACATATTAACcaacaaaattttattcataCAAAGATTATAGAAAGGTTTGTTCATCCACATCTTtgtgaaatcaattttttaggAATTTACCTCAAAAAGAGTGTGGATAgtgaaaaaaaaagtgtttggTCGAAGtccaaaaatcttttttattagcCAAGTGATTGAATTATGGGAAAATGgtatataatgaaaaattattaatttatcttataattacagtttgatttaattgtgcttcgAAGCAAATATGTTGTCCGTCGTCTTTTCCTTAAACTCTCGATCGCCACTCTCAAGCAATTGTTCGTCAGTCTCGCTCTCGCCTCttttgctttatacaaatagaaatgtataaattgtgtttctgtataaaacgagagaaaattgtatatacacatgcaaatacatatatcttcgtcttatacacttataattatacaatacaaatatttttctgtctagttttcttttgtctttctctctttttcgctttgtacaaacacaaattatacaaaatacaatgtataatttatgtttgtataaagagagagagaatgaTATTTGATGTACAATCGTTTtatttcgattcaattgtatacaaattcaaattttatatagatATACAAACATATAACATTGAATTGAGAGGATGCCAACGATTTATACAAACGAGAGACTGACATTAATTTATACAAATGGTCTGCCAGTGAAATTATACAAATCTGAAAAAGAGCCAACgaattatataaattgtttcttttgtatatatgtatagcgaagtaatcactgcctttgtatatatgtatcGAGAAATAGCATAGCAAAGTTTGTTATGGAGTTGAATTATGCAAATTATAAGTaaatataacatacaaatatgatttttgtgtttgctatatgtgaaagttactcTTGAATTAATGATATCAATTTCGCGAGAAATATAAAAATCACCatctctttttttcatttttttgatgcTACCATTTTTTCCCAAGAGATCGAATTGAGATACATAATaaccttttttttctaaaaaaaaaaaactcgaaAATATCTAAATCAACTAACTATAATTTCCAAAGTTGTTTAAGAAATTTCCAGAAGTTATTGGAAGACCAGATAGGCTACTAATATTGTAGGAACCATGCACTatatgtatcatgtatatattataaaacATGTGATTTATATCATTTGCTAGCGACGATTTGTTCATGCTAACATGGATTCaatcttaaaaataaagaaaaataaaaattataagcattgattttttttcttgtacatgttttttttaagcTTACAAGATCgtttatttaatacttttgaagtttatttttactcattcacaatactaaaaatatgttttactgattcaataattttattggGTCATATTTTCTGGCTAGAGtagtaaaattattatgtttgaaGCTTCATTATTAAggctatttttttaatttgactaCACATAAATGAGTTTCACATGACACATGAAgtgaaaagaaataaacaatTGAACATTCATTATTTTggctaaaaaatttatttgtatgcAAAATAATAGAGTTCTAGATATTTCTTTTACAACTTATTTCCAGACAAGCATACAAttggaataagaaaatacaACATTGAGGCAAAATATATGGGGTATATCAAAAACTCCacatttttcatcaatttcacgcatccaaaaataaatgaaatatcttCAGACCAATATAATTCTACtttccaaaatattattttttttggaataacaTAAGGCTTTAAATCACATAAAAGATTATAAATAGAGATgcaataaacaaaattaaaatatatcttttcataaaaaaattaataattaaaaagatgtctataaaaatcaacttttaagatgtataattattttcttgatttaattaCTTCCCAAATCCACAATAGGGATTTACTTTCCATTAAGTGGTTTCTAATCACTTGGAAACTAATTGATATTTTTACCATATTTTGGAATTAAATTAGATTTACTTTCCAAAAAGAGTCTCATTCCTCCCCTATATAAACTCATATATGTCTTATCATTTTCTCATCCCTCACTTTTCAACTCACAATAAAGATGATTATTGAAGATGTTGCAATTCAATTCAATCAATGAGTATTCATGTTGTAAGATCTTTAATTCattgtttttcctttaattttctctattttttttaattgattatgcTATTAGAtccatgtatttttttaatatcttacCTTTGTAAGAAGTATAAATTTGATTTGCATAGGTTATACAACCACTATTATTGTATGGACTCTTGATTTCTACCAACATATATAAGTTCAGTTCAATTTGTTTACAAATGAACACAATATTAagtaaaattgatatatatcCATCCTGATTTGCTCTCCATTTCTAGGAAGATTGTGTTCAGGATCTGGTAGTCTAAGTCTTGCTTTTCTGATCGGCTCGTATTATCATGTGGTTTACTACAGGTAGTCATTCCCCCGTTCCTATAGTCTTTTCAAGAGTACTTTATTCTTAAGTCGCGGTCATTTCTTGCCTCCCAATATAGTGACCGCTTCGTCTTCAGTTTTAGAATATGATATTATAGAAATTAGGTTGATTTTTGAAGTTAAAAGTGAAatgaaaatttctaaattttactcttttttcttcaaatctaattattattattattatttttactattttgagTATTCTGTCAAGGCAAGGGTGTGGTAAGATCCATTGGATTAGTTTTAAAGTggaagatgtttttttttttagtgttcACTTAATGTTGATATcacatacatatttatatacacTAACTTGTCATAGATTGCATTGGATTTTAGGCATTATGTATTTAATAAAGGATATCATAACTTGGAACCCTTCTAAAGAGCCTAATGTTAGATACAATTGAATTATACAATGAGGCTACTGTGAGATTTGCTGTCACATCATTCCACATTAGAAATTTTGGAGCTATCATTAttccttgaattttttttatcatatagaAATTACTTCTCCAAATATAAATAGACTCATGTTTTCGATTCATTTGAATCCTTGAgttcttttttatgtttgaaGAAGTAATtacaatatgaaaaagaaattacGTCAAAGAATAATAATGACTTCAGAATTTTTAATGTCGAACTACTTGAACAGTAAATTCACAATAGCTTCATTGCATAACTTTACGGTATCCAACTTTAGACTTTTTAGAGAGTTTCAAGCTGTGAAGAGTCCTTAATCAAATACCCAACGTCTCAAATTCAATGTCACCAATGACAAGCTAGGGTCAATCATCAAAGAAATTACAACATCATGTGAACACAAAAGaacattttccattttttctttgCATAGAAAAACTAACCAAATGGATCTTGCATGAGtgaatttgatatatttctttaaaaatgagtttttaaaactaaatcaaGATGATGGGTGTATATCAATTATAGTTAAAGTATCATGTTACATTAAGAAAAAAACTTTACTATCGTCGTTACTTTCAtgttttttgaattatgaaatgaCACTATTTATCATCAATTTCTATCTACATTATTCTCAAGTAAAAGTTATgtcgattttttttatattatttattttatattctgaTTATACTCTATTGGAAACTTTTGCACTTGTCTAGAATAGGTATTTTGTATCGTTTTTGAAAGGATTTTTCTTGTTTgtgattcaaatatttttttttatattaaattgtaAAATGTGGTTAGGGGTCATCTATCTAGTTAAATTAGAGTAGTTGGATCTCATGGTCCCGGAATTTGGGCGTAACTTATGCCCAACAATTTTAAACGagaataaaaagatatttaaatttgaaaaaatttaaataaatagatatatacgttttacataaaaaatttgtGTCACACGTAGTGTTCTACGTATATTATACAACACAGGAAATATggatttctttttcaaatttaattgcCTAATTCTACTCTAGACCAACATATTTTCTCCAAGCAAGGGATGATTACTATCAGATGAGACTTTCAAGTGGAAactatgttaaaattattttttatgtatatataattgatattaaacctcCTTTGGctatttgtgtttatttttttttttcataatttgaacTCTCAATGAAAATCTTGGTTTTACTACcgtttgatattttctttaaatttcaagCACTAGAACAAATGAatactattttaatataattatatttagctTATCAATTCAATGCAATactatttcaaattatattaccttctcaaaattttgaactagattttattattttaagtttatattatatttttttcatcaaaaaattgcattatttacatttttaattaCTATGGTCTAtgtatatattctatttttttttagacaTTACTTTTACAGTTATACTAATAtgcttttattatttagtttttatatgtcaaaaaaataaataaattagaatctCTCTATAAAATTTGACTTTAGACCCCAAATTCGTTTGAGACGGCATTGATACAAAAAGTATACAAGTTTCATTGATGCTCTAACATTGAAAATGCATGCTATTGCCCTTTCTGTTAAAAAATACTGTGGTGTTCCTCTTTGACCAAATGGCATGAACTTGTTCCATATAAACTTGCTTTAAAACTTGTGTCTGTAGTTTGTACTAATCTTTAGTAATTTTCTATAGCCATTTTCGAGTTGAACATCTTTATcgagataaaaaattatattatatatgtagcttgtaaattaaatttttacttttatatatatatatatataaataattttgaacacTTTTTAAACAAGCATACTTAAGGGTGTTAAAAATGAGTGGATTAGGTCGGAACTAGAGATACTAGAATGAGTTAAAATAGAAATTGTGTTAGCTCTTGATCTGTCGAAGCTTACTTTGGGTTCAAATG
The DNA window shown above is from Solanum lycopersicum chromosome 11, SLM_r2.1 and carries:
- the LOC104644557 gene encoding xyloglucan endotransglucosylase/hydrolase protein 2-like, giving the protein MVNFQAILVFISFFFFVNQCLSANEVPFYQNYYQKYGGDHLTVTDQGKQVCLTIDQYTGSGFMSNQHFGSGDFSIDLKIPNKNSTGVITTFYLTSLPMNGDPGMHHDEIDFEFLGGDGIYTLNTNIFANDGGSREQQFNLDFDPTEDFHTYRILWNQHHIIFYADNVPIRVFKNNTNYGVNFPTHKMHIEATIWNDTNWVGEVDWSQGPFKAYYRNFTINGCQYQESNRQECYNNNYYWNTITSLSPNEVQEFETVKAEQMIFSYCMRNNSRNFPECILN